In Cupriavidus sp. EM10, the genomic window CAATTGTCTCTTCATGTCGATTCAGCTTTCGCGCAGGGCCGCGAGCAGCGCTTCCACCGGCTGGAATCTGATTTCCAGCTCTGCCAGCAGCACGCTCTGCATGTCCCTGCGAAATTCGTTGAGCCACGCGCCCTCGGCGCCGCGCAGCCGTGTGAAATAGGGTTCCAGCAATCCCGGCACGGCCGCCAGCACGGCCTGCTCGCGCCGGCCCAGCACCTGCTCCATGACGGTATCCAGCATGGCCAGCCGGGCCGCCTGCGCGTTGCGTGCAGCCAGCGCCGTACGCAGCCGCGCCCGCAGGCCGGCAATCTCGTGCTCCATCTGCTGCTGCAGCGCCACGTAGCGCTGGCGATGGACGGCGAAGTCGGCCTCGGCCGGATCTGGCGCGCTGGTGCGCGCGGGCATGCGGCGGCGGTTGTCGGCCGACGTGGCCTGTCCCATGATGGCGGCCGTCAGCATCGCGCGCACATGGCTGGCGGCGGCGTCGCCGATCTCCCGGCCGCGGGCCGGTGCGCCAGGCGCCACTTCGGGCGGCACGCCGTTCAGCGCGGCGGACAGCGCGATGGCGTCGGTCCAGCCAAGCCACCGGCTCATCACGGCGGACAGCGACGGCGCGGCACCCGAGGCACTGGCGTCAGTGAGCCGGGCCAGCAGGCGTAGCAGTTTCGGGCCGCTGAGACCCGTGCGCTGTGGCACTTGCATCATGTCGGCTGGATGAAAAAACGGGGAGTTTACACGGTCGGGGCCGTGTGGAGACGTCAAACGGGAACGATGTCGAGGATGAGCCGGCCTCAGTCGTGCACGAAGTTGCCCGTTCCGTAGATTTTGTCGCACCACGCCGGGCTGGCGCCGAGCAGCCTGGACAGCCTGGTGGCGGCCACCAGTTGCACGCGCGCGATCTCGGTGCGATCGGCGGCCTCCAGGCGCGAGGCCGGGCCGGACAACGTCAGCGACGCCATGAACTTGTCGCCGGCGCCGAACAGCGGCGTGGCGAAGGCGGCGGTGTAGATGTCGCGCACACCGGACGTGAACCACGGCAGCGGTTCGTCGCGCCGGGCCGATTCTTCCTGCTTGCCCCAGAACTTGAGCACCGACCCGATGGCGGTGTCGTCCAGCGGCAGGATGGTGCCCGGCAGGCGCGTTTCGCGCAGGCCTTCGCTGGGCTCGGCGCGATACAGGCACATGCGCTGATCGTCGCCGTGCAGCACGTAGTACGACGCGCTTTCGCGGGTGGCCAGCGCCAGTTCCTGCAGCACGGGTTCGATCAGCGTCCCCAGCTGGAACGACTGTTCGTAGAGCTTGCCCAGGTACAGCACGCGCGGCCCCAACGCATAGCGGCCGTCGGCGGTGCGCACCACGTAGCTCATCCGCTCCAGCGAATTCAGCAGCCGGAACACCGTGGTCTTGTGCATGCCGGACGTGCTGGACAACTGCGCGAGCGACTGTATTTCCGCGCCCAGCCGGAAGCAGTCCAGCAAACCAAGCGCCTTCTCGACGGCGGCTACTCCGTGGTTACTCATGCTCATCCCCGCTACGTAATCGCAACCGGGATTGTACTGTGTACAACGGCGTTTTGTAGCGTACACGGGTAAACGCCGAGTGGAAGTCGGACTTTAACGAACTATAGTGGTCTCACATTAATGAAACGATGTTGTACACGGTACAACGAAACAAGACGGAGACAACCAATGCGTCAAGTCCGATCCCTTGCCCTGGCGGTATTTGCGATGTCCGCCATGTCGGCAATGCCTGCCCACGCCGCCTGGCCCGACGACCGTCCCATCGAGGTCTACGTCGGCTTTGCGGCCGGGGGCGGCACGGATCTGCTGGCGCGTGCCATGGCGCCGTACCTGCAGAAGCACCTTGGCGGAAAGGCCCGCATCGTGGTGGTGAACAAGCCGGGCGCTTCGGGCGAAATCGCGTACTCGGCGCTGTCGCGGGCGGCGGCGGACGGCTACACCATCGGCATCGTGTCGACGCCGTCGCTGCTGACCATCCCGATCCAGCGCAAGCCCAAGTACGACCCGGCCAGCATCGTGCCGCTGGCGCGCGTGATCGACGATCCGGCCATGTTCGTGGTGGCCGGCGACAGCAAGCTCGCGTCGCTGCAGGATCTGGTCAGGCAGCTCAAGGGCAACCCCGAAGGCGTGTCGATGGGCAGCAAT contains:
- a CDS encoding IclR family transcriptional regulator → MSNHGVAAVEKALGLLDCFRLGAEIQSLAQLSSTSGMHKTTVFRLLNSLERMSYVVRTADGRYALGPRVLYLGKLYEQSFQLGTLIEPVLQELALATRESASYYVLHGDDQRMCLYRAEPSEGLRETRLPGTILPLDDTAIGSVLKFWGKQEESARRDEPLPWFTSGVRDIYTAAFATPLFGAGDKFMASLTLSGPASRLEAADRTEIARVQLVAATRLSRLLGASPAWCDKIYGTGNFVHD
- a CDS encoding DUF3348 domain-containing protein; amino-acid sequence: MMQVPQRTGLSGPKLLRLLARLTDASASGAAPSLSAVMSRWLGWTDAIALSAALNGVPPEVAPGAPARGREIGDAAASHVRAMLTAAIMGQATSADNRRRMPARTSAPDPAEADFAVHRQRYVALQQQMEHEIAGLRARLRTALAARNAQAARLAMLDTVMEQVLGRREQAVLAAVPGLLEPYFTRLRGAEGAWLNEFRRDMQSVLLAELEIRFQPVEALLAALRES